The proteins below come from a single Streptomyces sp. MRC013 genomic window:
- a CDS encoding bifunctional FO biosynthesis protein CofGH, with protein MTSTGTGSRPTGNAMRRALKRAEDGVALDTAEAAVLLRARGADLDRLAASAARVRDAGLAAAGRPGVVTYSRSVFVPLTRLCRDTCRYCTFATVPGRLRRAGHGMFMSMDEVLDVARRGAALGCKEALITLGDKPEARWPQAREWLDAHGYDDTLAYVRAVSVRILEETGLLPHLNPGVVSWADFQRLKPVAPSMGMMLETTAERLWSEPGGPHHGSPDKEPAVRLRVLEDAGRSSVPFTSGLLVGIGETPEERAESLFALRRVARAHRGLQEVIVQNFRAKPDTAMRAAPDADLDDLVATVAVARLVLGPSACLQAPPNLVDDAYGRLLGAGVDDWGGVSPVTVDHVNPERPWPQIEVLAERSAAAGFELRERLCVYPEFVLRGEPWLDPRLLPHVTALADPETGLARPDAVPRGLPWQEPDEAFAAGGRTDLHRAVDTEGRTGDRRGDFDSVYGDWDALREAAAPGLVPQRLDGDAREALGVAADDPTRLTDAQALVLLHADGPALDALCRIADDVRRSAVGDDVTYVVTRNINFTNVCYTGCRFCAFAQRRTDADAYTLSLEQVADRAAQAWDVGAVEVCLQGGIHPDLPGTAYFDIVRAVKERVPGVHVHAFSPMEIVNGASRTGMPVREWLAAAKEAGLDSIPGTAAEILDDEVRWVLTRGKLPAATWIEVVRTAHELGLRSSSTMMYGHVDQPRHWLGHLRTLARLQRETGGFTEFVTLPFVHTNAPVYLAGIARPGPTVRDNRAVTAAARLLLHPCVPNVQTSWVKLGADGAAEMLRSGANDLGGTLMEETISRMAGSGWGSYKSVRDLVAVAGAAGRPARPRTTLYGEVPAERRAAAEASGGRLPEPLPLLTE; from the coding sequence ATGACCTCCACGGGAACCGGAAGCCGGCCGACCGGCAACGCCATGCGCCGTGCCCTGAAGCGGGCGGAGGACGGGGTCGCGCTCGACACCGCCGAGGCCGCCGTCCTGCTCCGGGCGCGCGGCGCCGACCTCGACCGGCTGGCGGCGTCGGCCGCCCGGGTCCGCGACGCGGGGCTCGCCGCGGCGGGGCGGCCGGGCGTCGTCACGTACTCCCGCAGCGTCTTCGTCCCCCTCACCCGGCTGTGCCGCGACACCTGCCGCTACTGCACGTTCGCGACCGTGCCGGGCAGGCTGCGCCGCGCCGGGCACGGGATGTTCATGTCGATGGACGAGGTCCTCGACGTCGCCCGCCGGGGCGCCGCGCTCGGCTGCAAGGAAGCCCTGATCACGCTCGGCGACAAGCCCGAGGCCCGCTGGCCCCAGGCGCGGGAGTGGCTGGACGCGCACGGCTACGACGACACCCTCGCGTACGTGCGGGCCGTCTCCGTCCGCATCCTGGAGGAGACCGGGCTGCTGCCCCACCTCAACCCGGGCGTCGTGTCGTGGGCGGACTTCCAGCGGCTCAAGCCGGTCGCCCCGTCCATGGGGATGATGCTGGAGACCACCGCCGAGCGGCTGTGGTCCGAGCCCGGCGGCCCCCACCACGGCTCGCCCGACAAGGAGCCCGCGGTGCGGCTGCGGGTGCTGGAGGACGCCGGGCGGTCCTCCGTGCCGTTCACCAGCGGGCTGCTCGTCGGCATCGGCGAGACGCCCGAGGAGCGCGCCGAGTCGCTGTTCGCGCTGCGCCGCGTGGCCCGCGCCCACCGCGGCCTCCAGGAGGTGATCGTCCAGAACTTCCGCGCCAAGCCGGACACGGCGATGCGCGCCGCGCCCGACGCGGACCTGGACGACCTGGTGGCGACGGTCGCCGTGGCCCGGCTGGTGCTGGGCCCGTCCGCCTGCCTCCAGGCCCCGCCCAACCTCGTCGACGACGCGTACGGGCGGCTCCTCGGCGCGGGCGTCGACGACTGGGGCGGGGTGTCGCCGGTCACCGTCGACCACGTCAACCCGGAACGGCCCTGGCCGCAGATCGAGGTGCTGGCCGAGCGGTCCGCGGCGGCCGGGTTCGAACTGCGCGAACGGCTCTGCGTGTATCCGGAGTTCGTGCTGCGCGGCGAGCCGTGGCTGGACCCGCGGCTGCTCCCGCACGTCACCGCGCTCGCCGACCCGGAGACCGGTCTGGCCCGGCCGGACGCGGTGCCGAGGGGGCTGCCCTGGCAGGAGCCCGACGAGGCGTTCGCCGCGGGCGGCCGCACCGACCTGCACCGCGCCGTCGACACCGAGGGCCGCACCGGCGACCGGCGCGGCGACTTCGACTCCGTGTACGGCGACTGGGACGCCCTGCGGGAGGCCGCCGCGCCCGGCCTGGTACCGCAGCGCCTCGACGGCGACGCGCGCGAGGCGCTCGGCGTCGCGGCGGACGACCCGACGCGGCTGACCGACGCGCAGGCGCTGGTCCTGCTGCACGCCGACGGCCCGGCGCTGGACGCGCTGTGCCGGATCGCGGACGACGTGCGGAGGTCGGCGGTCGGTGACGACGTCACGTACGTCGTCACCCGCAACATCAACTTCACCAACGTCTGCTACACCGGCTGCCGCTTCTGCGCCTTCGCCCAGCGGCGCACCGACGCCGACGCGTACACGCTCTCCCTGGAGCAGGTCGCCGACCGGGCCGCGCAGGCGTGGGACGTGGGCGCGGTCGAGGTGTGCCTGCAGGGCGGCATCCACCCGGACCTGCCGGGCACGGCCTACTTCGACATCGTGCGGGCCGTGAAGGAGCGCGTCCCCGGCGTCCACGTGCACGCCTTCTCGCCGATGGAGATCGTCAACGGCGCGTCCCGGACGGGCATGCCGGTCCGGGAGTGGCTGGCCGCCGCGAAGGAGGCCGGGCTCGACTCGATCCCCGGGACGGCCGCGGAGATCCTCGACGACGAGGTGCGCTGGGTGCTCACCAGGGGCAAGCTGCCCGCCGCCACCTGGATCGAGGTCGTCCGCACGGCGCACGAGCTGGGCCTGAGGTCCTCCTCGACGATGATGTACGGGCACGTGGACCAGCCGCGGCACTGGCTCGGCCACCTGCGGACGCTGGCCCGGCTCCAGCGGGAGACCGGCGGGTTCACCGAGTTCGTGACGCTGCCGTTCGTCCACACCAACGCGCCCGTCTACCTCGCGGGGATCGCCCGGCCCGGCCCGACCGTCCGCGACAACCGGGCGGTCACGGCGGCGGCGCGGCTGCTGCTCCACCCCTGCGTCCCGAACGTCCAGACCAGCTGGGTGAAGCTCGGGGCGGACGGCGCGGCGGAGATGCTGCGGTCGGGGGCGAACGACCTGGGCGGCACGCTCATGGAGGAGACGATCTCCCGGATGGCCGGGTCCGGTTGGGGCTCGTACAAGTCGGTGCGGGACCTCGTCGCCGTCGCCGGGGCGGCGGGCCGCCCGGCGCGGCCCCGGACGACGCTGTACGGGGAGGTGCCCGCGGAGCGGCGCGCGGCGGCCGAGGCGTCCGGCGGGCGCCTGCCCGAGCCGCTGCCCCTCCTGACGGAGTGA
- a CDS encoding sigma-70 family RNA polymerase sigma factor, whose protein sequence is MPTHPSGVRDRAAVPGDDQITEWALAAARGDTSAAEDFVSATRPHVWRFIARACGDAHSTDDLTQETYLRALRSLPRFAARCHARVWLLSIARRVVVDRYRSNAARPRLADTADWQTAAERTQQTGLPGFDEGVALLDLLESLDRTRRESFILTQVKGLSYEEAASVAGCPIGTVRSRVNRARQNLTHLLRSAESAA, encoded by the coding sequence ATGCCCACCCACCCCAGTGGCGTACGCGACCGCGCCGCCGTTCCCGGCGACGACCAGATCACCGAATGGGCCCTGGCCGCCGCCCGCGGCGACACCTCGGCGGCGGAGGACTTCGTCTCCGCGACCCGCCCGCACGTCTGGCGGTTCATAGCCCGCGCCTGCGGCGACGCCCACAGCACCGACGACCTCACCCAGGAAACCTACCTGCGGGCCCTGCGCAGCCTCCCCCGCTTCGCGGCGCGCTGCCACGCCCGCGTCTGGCTGCTGTCGATCGCCCGCCGGGTCGTCGTCGACCGCTACCGGTCGAACGCCGCCCGCCCCCGCCTCGCCGACACGGCCGACTGGCAGACGGCCGCCGAGCGCACCCAGCAGACCGGGCTGCCCGGCTTCGACGAGGGCGTGGCCCTGCTCGACCTGCTGGAGTCGCTCGACCGGACGCGCCGCGAGTCGTTCATCCTCACCCAGGTCAAGGGCCTGTCGTACGAGGAGGCCGCCTCGGTCGCGGGCTGCCCGATCGGCACGGTGCGCTCCCGGGTCAACCGGGCCCGGCAGAACCTCACGCACCTGCTGAGGTCGGCGGAGTCCGCCGCCTGA